The DNA window tgagatcatgatgtaagctgaaatcaagagccagatgcccaactgactgagccacccaggccccttgGAATTGCTCAGAGGTTTTAAAACCTTCCTACTTTGCCTAGTGTTTTCCCCttaagtgtttctttctttttttaaatatacttggcGGCATTGATAAGAAAGAATGATGTCTTTCATGTAGaattctttaaagtttttgttttttactataaaGAGAAGtaatacttatttgttttttactttgtacAAGTAAATTATAGAATTTTCACTAGACTGAAGAACGGTTCACTGTTCTAGAAACCATATCAGGTTGTTTATTAAAATCTGCTTGGAATGCCattacaaaataccatagactggggccttaaatgacagaaatttattttctcacagtctgaGATCTAGGTGATGGAAAATTTGGTTTGTAGTGAAGTCTTTCTTCCTGACTTGTAGTTGGCTgcctttttgctgtgtcctcacagggcatTAGCCTTTCTTCTGTGTACGTGTGGAGAAAGacctctggtgtctcttccttttctcctaagGATGCAAGTtctgttggattagggcccctccctgatgacctcatttaaccATGATTATCTCCTTAAAGGCCCTGTGTACAAATATAGTTATATTAAGGGGTAGGTCTCAACATCAGAATCTGGGGGAACACAGCTCAATCCATAACAGGTTTTTCTCTGCCTTGTTGATTTAAAATAGGAATTTCTAGCATTATTTTCTAaagttagatattttattttaggtagaCCCACAACTTGTGAATGGACACCTTTCATACTTTCTTGGAGCTATAGGTATGCCTGGTTTGACTTCCTTGATTGGGATACAGGAGAAAGGTCATATAACTGCTGGATCTAATCAGACAATGGTTGTTAGTGGGGCTGCTGGTGCTTGTGGATCCTTGGCTGGGCAGGTAAACTTTCTGAGAActatttgattttctaaaaacTTGAATTTCTggatacatgtatataatttaaaatataaaatggaacaaatgtataatatatattttatatatttctaggaatgaTGTTATTACCTGCTTAGACTCTCTTCATAACGATATGGAAAATGTAGATTTTTGTATCTTGTTCTCTGTTAACCAGAAATAGACATGGTAAATGCTAGAGCATTGCTCTAATCAATATAAGGAAGAAACCCATAGAGTACCTATCTGGAATTCCATGACATGAATTAAAAGAcaaactcatatttttaaaaggaatcttcAAATAAGAGAGCACTTGGTTCTAGAAATACAGTAAAGAttataatagaattttaaagtatattgttTTATGACTAACAGTCTttattgaaacaaaatattttatcataggCCTGAGAAATCTTGAATTGCAAGTTAGTGATGTTTTGAGTCTACTTCTTTTATGAAATCAGCTTTAAATTGTGAGATTTTAACATTCAGACTAAGTCTAATTTTAGTCaatcttaatttgttttttagcaGTGGCATTATATCTGGTCTTAATTCTTTTGGTTTCAAATTACTTTTAGCCAAAGTCCTGTAATCTAACCTAAACTGTGATGAACACTCTCATATACTTGTGATATCTTGTATACTCACATTTTTACACTTAAATGTAGCAACGGAaagttgtttacttttttaaaatctccCCCCTAGATTGGCCATTTGATGGGCTGTTCCAGAGTGGTGGGAATTTGTGGAACACAGGAGAAGTGCCACCTTCTGACCTCAGAACTGGGCTTTGATGCTGCAATTAATTATAAAAAGGGGAATGTGGCAGAACAGCTCCGTGAATTTTGTCCAGCTGGAGTGGATGTTTACTTTGACAATGTTGGTGGTGACATCAGTGATACAGTGATAAGTCAGGTTGTTTGCCAATTTGTTACAAATTTGAATGCTACATTTTATTTGCTGTGCTTTTTACCTGATACCGAAAAAAACCTATAGAATTGTAGGGTTTATTGTGAGAAATAATGTTAATGATCAGTATTGTAATTTAGTGATGCAGAAGAGCTTGCTGACAACTACTTCCGTTTGCTTGCAGATTTGCATATGAGCATCAATTTCAGTTCTTTGATAGCAGTATTGTATTTTCAcctgcaatttatttttatcaaaaattacAGTTGTAGGGAGGTGTGCCTAGCTGGCTTGGTTGGTCGGGCGtgggattcttgattttgggattgtgagttctagccccacgttgggtgttagagattacttaaagataaaatcttaaaaaaaaattacagttgtaTTGTTCCAGTGGTGAAGTTTTGACCCTAATTCCTTATCAACTAACTCACTCACAGCCATGGCCTCTGACTTTGGGTAGGGAAATGATTTTCATAGATTAtagttatttacatttttttttaaatttcttttttttaacgtttttttatttttgagacagagggagacagagcatgaacgggggagggtcagagagagggagacacagaatctgaagcaggctccaggctctgagctgtcagcacagggcccgacgcggggctcgaactcacggaccgcgagatcatgacttgagccgaagtcggccactcaaccgactgagccacccaggcgccccagttatttacatatttttattgacaATGTTATAAAATATCAACATTAGCTATTAACACGGCATTGTCCTTtactatgtacacacacacacacacacacacacacacacacacatattgcaGTTGaggttaaattatttaaaaattctcttaacatttattcatttttgagagtgagagagacagagcaagaattggggaggggcagagagagtgggagacacagaatcagaagcaggctccaggctctgagctctcagtacagagcatgacgtggggctcgaactcacagaccgcgagatcatgaccggagctgaagttggacgcttaacccactgagccaggcacccaaaggttaaattatttaaatgcaaGGAAATACTTTACTGCTGCTACTAACAGTAGCAACAACAATGATGATACCAGTGTAATTCTTTTGTGCATTACCAAACTCTCAATTACCTCTGTTCCTTTGGAAGGGACTTGTTTCCTGGCTAATtaaaactcttaaatacatataAGGAGTAAATCTTCAAAGCAAAATCAATTAATTGGCACCAAAGGATTAAATTACAGTAGTCAAGGAGGCTTTTGCTGAGGCAGCCATAAAATCAGTAGACATAGGAAAGGCATGTATCTTAGGGTATAATCATCAATTTTTCCTGAACAGATGAATCAGAACAGCCATATCATCCTGTGTGGTCAGATTTCTCAGTACAACAAAGATGTGCCTTATCCTCCTCCACTACCCCCTGCTGTAGAAGcaatccaaaaagaaagaaacatcacaAGGTATGGACCACCCTTTTCCCCTTACTACCAGATTCATGAGTTTAAAGATCATAGATGTATATGAAATGGTagtgtttttcatatataattcTTCCTTATTAAGTAAAACTtgaaaatggacatttttttcagtatttaggTTTTTGTTAACCAGAGCCCtggcaaaaacttttttttttttccacatttatttttgagagacagagacagaacatgagcaggggaggggtagacaaagagggagacacagaatcagaagcaggctccaagctccgagctgtcggtacagagcccttcacggggctcaaacccacagactgcaaaatcatgacctgagctgaagtcggacgtttaactgactgaaccacccaggcgccccctggcaaaaaattttctaaaaaacatATCGGTTCTATCAATCTTTTgcaagtctttttttccccaagtgatAGAAACTCAACTCACATTGGCGTAAGTGCAAAGGTAATTTATTGGCTCACGTTTCTGAGCAGTCCGGTATTAGTATTGGCTGGACATAAGGTTTGCTTAGTGGCATCACCAAGTTTTTCTCTACCTTTGGGCTGTGCTTTCTTTTGGGTTGGCTCTGTTCCTTTGCAAGCTCTTCTCTTGCAGCAGATCAAGAGGATGACTGTTATCTCTAGTCTTACATGTTACCAAGTTAGTAACCcaagcaaaaagagaaagctctcttcctctcaattttatcAAAGCTGATACTGGCTCCGACTGGCCTAGCTTTGGTCACAGGAGAGTGGGGAAAGGATATTACCCACAAAGTAAAATCACAGTGCTATTTACCAAACAGGGTTTTAATGCTAGCCAGACCACAAACAATAGAAGCCCGCTACACTTACACATGTAACTACACCTAAAACTGTATCTGGCCTGATTCTGTGTGATTAAGTCCTGATGTTTGAAAGACTAACAAATATTAGAGTTCTGGAATGATTTGATTCTGAGCTCTTCCGCCCTCCATAGTCTCTGATCATTATCCTTTTCTTCCCCACTACAGAGAAAGATTTCTGGTGTTAAACTATAAGGACAAATTTGAGTCTGGCATTCTACGGCTGAGTCAGTGGTTTAAAGAAGGAAAGCTAAAGGTAGAACTTGCCTCTATTCTTTTATCAATATCATTGATATTGACATAATTGATATACTTTTgttatttgaatttattataGTGAACATATTAGCTTTGTAATAAGAATTCCTACAAAATTGCACTGAATATTGTAAATTAAGTTTACTCTCAGGTGAGTATAACTTCCTAATTGAGAAACCCTCTACTGTCAGTCGctttatctaaaattttattaaccTTTACTTTTCTTAGATTATAATACAAGATaaaaaggtggttttttttttcaaattttaatattcattaatttaacaaatatttatggaatgctaCTATGTGTTAGaagctgtgctttttttctttcttttcttttctttaaagtttattatttattttgacagagagagagagagagacagagagagaggagagagagagagagagagagaagagagaggagagagagagggggacagaagatccaaagcagggtccatgctgacagcagagagcctgatgcagggctcaaactcacaaaccacgagataatGATCTGAGAGAAAGTTGGTAGCTTAACCAGCAGAGCCAGCTGGGTGTCCCTAGAAGCTGTGCTTCCTCAAAATCTTTTAAGCACCTCCCTGTACCCCTATCTTACCACCACTATACTTCTTTCCTGCCCTCCCTGATAGCCTGATATATTTCTTGGTTGCTGGCTGAAAATCAGGAGTTATTCATCTGGGGTCTAGAGACACTGACCTGGGATGTTCTTGAAACTTGCAAATGACGGGCAAAGTTACATGTGCATGTGCTTATGTTTATatactttgttttctgaaaagagGGGATAGCTTGTGATGTTGCTAATTGAAGATTAGACAATGGgaaaagaggatttttttaagaagattttattttattttattttattattattttttttttaattttttttaacgtttatttatttttgagacagagagagacagagcatgaacgggggaggggcagagagagagggagacagaatctgaagcaggctccaggctctgcgctgtcagcccagagcccgacgtggggctcgaactcacggaccgcgagattgtgacctgagccgaagtcggacgctcaactgactgagccacgcaggcgccccaagaagattttatttttaaaaatctttcaatagGAAACTTCTGTGCTATGTCCATGAGATGAAGAATATCTATTTTTAGACAGAAAGTGCTAAATAGTATTACTGCCCTTTGCCAACATGGAGAATATTACAGTTGACCTTGAACACCTCAGGGGTTAAGGGCATTGACACCctccatgcagttgaaaatccccATGTgtcttttgactcccccaaaactacaagtagcctactattgaccacaagccttactgataacataaacagttgactaacacatattttgtatgttatatgtaatttatactgtattcttacaataaagtaagctaaagaaaaaatgttattaagttacaaggaacagaaaatacatttacagtacttatttattgaaaaaaaaaatctgtgtataaatggacctgcacagttcaaacccgtgttgttcaaatGGTCAACTTTAAATAGACATGATGAAGTCTAAAGAATACTATATTTGGTTATTTTGACTTACAGATTAAAGAGACTGTGGTAAATGGATTGGAAAACATGGGAGGTAAGATGAGTGTAGGTTTATTTATCATATGCATGAGCTAAGCACAAatattcccttttttcctttacttctacttccctcgtttttttttttttctttttaaatcatttatttctttcctgtAAACCCATCCGGCAGGTTTACTTAAATATCTTAATCAAACTCCATTAAAGTTCAGCTTAATGGTATTTAAGAAAGTATTGTTTTCACATTTCAAGTCATCAAATAAgtatttctttggttttgaaacaagttatgaaaaaaaatacaagtatcaCAAAAGTGATACCTTCTAGGTAACTTTTTCAGATTGAATCGTTCTAAGACatcataatattatattaaacacattttcaatatttagggtttttttttccctaacataCACAGatttcaacattctttttttttttttttttcaacgtttttttaaaatttatttttgggacagagagagacatagcatgaacgggggaggggcagagagagagggagacacagaatcggaaacaggctccaggctctgagccatcagcccagagcccgacgcggggctcgaacccacggaccgcgagattgtgacctggccgaagtcggacgctgaaccgactgcgccacccaggcgccccaacattcttttgtctgtttaaaatgaaagagattatatcaaacttttttttttttttttttttacctttttaggaaaaaatatttaatacgtTTGGTCAATATGTTTACTAAACAACttaaattttactcattttcctGGCATAACATGCATATTTTACTTAGTAAAACTTTATGGTtagatttctattatttttaatagtaactGAAAAATTGTGCTGGCATTTTATCCACATACTTATTTGCTTCTAGTCTTCAGATTCTATAAACAGTGAACACTGAGGTAGATACCAATTAAA is part of the Neofelis nebulosa isolate mNeoNeb1 chromosome 7, mNeoNeb1.pri, whole genome shotgun sequence genome and encodes:
- the PTGR2 gene encoding prostaglandin reductase 2 isoform X1 — encoded protein: MIIQRVVLNSRPGKNGNPVAENFRIEEVNLPNNINEGQVQVRTLYLSVDPYMRCRMNEDTGSDYITPWQLSQVVDGGGIGIVEESKHVHFTKGDFVTSFYWPWQTKVILNGSSLEKVDPQLVNGHLSYFLGAIGMPGLTSLIGIQEKGHITAGSNQTMVVSGAAGACGSLAGQIGHLMGCSRVVGICGTQEKCHLLTSELGFDAAINYKKGNVAEQLREFCPAGVDVYFDNVGGDISDTVISQMNQNSHIILCGQISQYNKDVPYPPPLPPAVEAIQKERNITRERFLVLNYKDKFESGILRLSQWFKEGKLKIKETVVNGLENMGVAFQSMMTGGNIGKQIVCISEETSL
- the PTGR2 gene encoding prostaglandin reductase 2 isoform X3; its protein translation is MIIQRVVLNSRPGKNGNPVAENFRIEEVNLPNNINEGQVQVRTLYLSVDPYMVDPQLVNGHLSYFLGAIGMPGLTSLIGIQEKGHITAGSNQTMVVSGAAGACGSLAGQIGHLMGCSRVVGICGTQEKCHLLTSELGFDAAINYKKGNVAEQLREFCPAGVDVYFDNVGGDISDTVISQMNQNSHIILCGQISQYNKDVPYPPPLPPAVEAIQKERNITRERFLVLNYKDKFESGILRLSQWFKEGKLKIKETVVNGLENMGVAFQSMMTGGNIGKQIVCISEETSL
- the PTGR2 gene encoding prostaglandin reductase 2 isoform X2 produces the protein MLSCCYFFFLTNSGASHCGPVWYGVLLLLGLRCRMNEDTGSDYITPWQLSQVVDGGGIGIVEESKHVHFTKGDFVTSFYWPWQTKVILNGSSLEKVDPQLVNGHLSYFLGAIGMPGLTSLIGIQEKGHITAGSNQTMVVSGAAGACGSLAGQIGHLMGCSRVVGICGTQEKCHLLTSELGFDAAINYKKGNVAEQLREFCPAGVDVYFDNVGGDISDTVISQMNQNSHIILCGQISQYNKDVPYPPPLPPAVEAIQKERNITRERFLVLNYKDKFESGILRLSQWFKEGKLKIKETVVNGLENMGVAFQSMMTGGNIGKQIVCISEETSL